The Pseudomonas fluorescens genome segment GGGTCGTAACGCAGGCCGGTGCGGGCGCCCTGGGCTTTGGCGATCCAGGTCTGGCGTTCGCCGTCGATCACGCCCAGACGCACCAGCTCACCGGTTTCCTGGGCCAGCCGATCGAGCACCGGCTGCACGATATCGGCACCGCTGCTCGACAGGTACTGAAAGCCCATCGCAACCAGTTTGGTCGACAGGTGATAACGCAACGTTTCCGGATTCTGCCGCACGTAACCCAGGCGGATCAGCTCGGCGAGCAAGCGGTGCGTCGCGCTCTTTGGAATGTCCAGTTGCTCGGCCAGGGTCTGCATCGGCAGCCCGCGCGGATCACTGGTGAGGCTTTCCAGCACGCTGAAAACCCGTTCGATTTGACTGCCGGCCATGGTGCGCTCTCGGTGAAATTTCGCCGATTCTAGAAGACATCCCGAGGAATGCGAAATCTGGAACCTGACGTCCGATAACCGCCCACTTTGCGCGTCAGTCGGGTTGATCTGCTTCACTCGCACTGGTTATTTTCTGGAACATGATTCTAAAAATAATTGATAGCTGGAGCGTTTCCTGATGCCTGCCCTTCCCGATATCGACTGCGACGTTCTGGTGGTCGGCTCCGGCGCCGCCGGTTTGTCGGCCGCCGTCACCGCCGCCTGGCATGGCTTGAAGGTCATCGTGGTGGAAAAGGATCCGGTGTTCGGCGGCGCCACCGCCTGGTCCGGCGGCTGGGCGTGGGTGCCACGCAATCCGCTGGCCCGGCGCGCCGGGATCGTCGAAGACGTGGAACTGCCGCGCACCTACCTGCGCCACGAACTCGGCAAACACTACGACCCGGCCATGATCGACGCCTTCCTTGAAGCCGGCCCGCGCATGGTGGCGTTCTTCGAACAACACACTGCCCTGCAATTTGCCGACGGCAACACCATCGCCGACATCCACGGCGAAACACCGGGCGCCGGCACCGGCGGACGCTCGGTGATTGCCGCGCCCTATGACGGACGAAAGGTCGGACGCCTGCTCAAACGTCTTCGTACAACCATGCGCGAAACATCGTTCATGGGCATGCCGATCATGGCCGGCGCGGACCTGTCGGCGTTTCTCAATCTGACTCGCTCGCTGTCGGCGGCCTGGCACGTGACCCGGCGTTTCACTCGCCACCTGCTGGACCTGGCGCTGCACGGCCGGGCGATGCAACTGGTCAACGGCGTGGCGCTGGTCGCTCGGCTGGCGAAATCCGCCGAAGACCTAGGCGTACTGCTGTGGGAATCGGCGCCAGTGACTGAACTGCTGCGCGACGAATCACGCATCACCGGCGCTCACGTGCACACCGCGAAAGGCCCGGTCACTGTCCATGCGCGCAAGGGCGTGGTGCTCGCGGCCGGCGGATTTGCCAACGACATCGAGCGGCGCAAGGCCTTGTTCCCGCGCACGCCCACCGGTCACGAACATTGGGCGCTGCCTCCGCTGGCAGTGAATGGCGATGGCCTGCGGATGGGTGAAAACGTCGGAGGCCGGGTCAACACCGATGTGGCCTCGCCCGTGGCGTGGGCGCCGGTCTCGCAGGTGCCACATTCCGACGGCAGCATCGGCCATTTCCCACACATCATCGAACGCGGCAAACCGGGCGTCATCGGCGTGCTGCGCAACGGCCAGCGCTTCGTCAACGAAGCCAACGGCTATTACGACTATGTCAGCGCCATGGTCGCCGCGGCCCCTGAAGGCGAAGAAGTCGCTTCGTGGCTGATCTGCACCCGCGCGTTCCAGCGCCGTTACGGGCTCGGCATGTCTCGGCCGTTTCCGGTTCCGGTGTCAGGTTTTATCCGCAGCGGCTATCTGAAAACCGGCAATACCCTTGAGGAATTGGCCACCGCATGCGGTATCGATCCGAACGGTTTACGCGCCACTCTGCATGACTACAACCACCATGCCCGGCACGGCGAAGACCCGCTGTTCGGTCGCGGCTCGACGCCGTACAACCGCAAACAGGGCGATCCGGCGCGACAGCCCAATCCGTGCGTGGCGCCTATCGAACAGGGCCCGTTCTACGCGGTGAAGGTGCAGCCGGGCTGCTTCGGCACCTTCGCCGGGCTCAAGGTCAACCCGCATGCGCAGGTGCTCGACGCCGAAGACCGGCCTATCCCCGGGCTGTACGCTGCCGGTGGCGACATGGCCAGCATCATGGGCGGGCATTATCCGGCGGGCGGGATCAACCTCGGCCCGGCGCTGACGTTCGGTTACATCGCAGCCCGGCACATGGCGGGCGTCACGGCTTTCGAACAGGAGAACGACCATGCAGCACATCGTTAACAGACAAGGACTGAACCTGCCAAAACTCGGCCTCGGCACCTGGCCGATGCTCGGCGACGAATGCACCCGCGCCGTGGAGCAAGCCCTGGAACTCGGTTACCGCCACATCGACACGGCAGCGGCCTACAACAACGAAGACGCAGTCGGACAGGCCCTGGCGAATACGCCGACACCCCGCGAGCAGATCCACGTCACCACCAAGGTCTGGTGGGACCAGTTGCAACCGGACGCCATGCGTCACTCGCTGGATCGCAGCCTCAAGGCCTTGCGCAGCGAGTACGTCGACCTGTTCATGATCCATTGGCCGACCACCGACTGGGATTTGCCGCGCACCCTCGAAACCCTCGCGTCGTTCAAAGAACAGGGGCTGGCTCGCAACATCGGTGTGGCGAACTTTCCGCTGCCGCTGCTGCGCAAAGTCGTCGAGGAATACGGCATTCCTCTGTCAGCCATCCAG includes the following:
- a CDS encoding FAD-dependent oxidoreductase yields the protein MPALPDIDCDVLVVGSGAAGLSAAVTAAWHGLKVIVVEKDPVFGGATAWSGGWAWVPRNPLARRAGIVEDVELPRTYLRHELGKHYDPAMIDAFLEAGPRMVAFFEQHTALQFADGNTIADIHGETPGAGTGGRSVIAAPYDGRKVGRLLKRLRTTMRETSFMGMPIMAGADLSAFLNLTRSLSAAWHVTRRFTRHLLDLALHGRAMQLVNGVALVARLAKSAEDLGVLLWESAPVTELLRDESRITGAHVHTAKGPVTVHARKGVVLAAGGFANDIERRKALFPRTPTGHEHWALPPLAVNGDGLRMGENVGGRVNTDVASPVAWAPVSQVPHSDGSIGHFPHIIERGKPGVIGVLRNGQRFVNEANGYYDYVSAMVAAAPEGEEVASWLICTRAFQRRYGLGMSRPFPVPVSGFIRSGYLKTGNTLEELATACGIDPNGLRATLHDYNHHARHGEDPLFGRGSTPYNRKQGDPARQPNPCVAPIEQGPFYAVKVQPGCFGTFAGLKVNPHAQVLDAEDRPIPGLYAAGGDMASIMGGHYPAGGINLGPALTFGYIAARHMAGVTAFEQENDHAAHR
- a CDS encoding aldo/keto reductase, producing the protein MQHIVNRQGLNLPKLGLGTWPMLGDECTRAVEQALELGYRHIDTAAAYNNEDAVGQALANTPTPREQIHVTTKVWWDQLQPDAMRHSLDRSLKALRSEYVDLFMIHWPTTDWDLPRTLETLASFKEQGLARNIGVANFPLPLLRKVVEEYGIPLSAIQVEYHVLLGQNALLGYARQHDLALTAYTPLARNKVSEIPQIQQIAEKHGVLPTQIALKWLLDQDNVAAIPKASSKTNQLANLASLKVELDDDDRALIAALPKRERQVSPDFAPVWDAFDR